A section of the Roseovarius sp. W115 genome encodes:
- a CDS encoding flavin monoamine oxidase family protein: MPSRHHSTARSDFDRRRFLKLSSASVLLPGFAYGQSSFPSNPDVVTVGAGAAGIAAAHKLRERGVSYVHVEAAAQVGGRVITETGTFGMPYDVGAHWVQNETRNPYFERAKSSGGRFYRAPEEYGIYNESGPASEDEIASMWEAWEAVEGAISKAGKSRQDVAPASVAPTDNPWSQTGWFGIGSWEMGKDMDAFSCLDWWESAGSNDWYYADGYGTLVANHAKGLDVALNTAVTKITWGGDGVEVETTGGTIRAKAVILTVSTGVLAGEGIAFDPPLPVEKQESFNAISMGFYNHIALHFSEDIFGLGEDGYVLHKVDDSFEAFGVLVNASGTGLAYCDVGGDFARELELAGADTAMDFVVGKLRNLIGADVDKYLTKGTVSEWGKDPFVRGCYASAAPGGFPMREVLRQPVGDRIFFAGEACHEDIWATVGGADVTGTRVAEDLADLLV, translated from the coding sequence ATGCCGTCACGCCATCACTCTACTGCTCGGTCCGATTTCGACCGACGTCGCTTTCTGAAACTCAGCTCGGCAAGCGTGCTTCTTCCCGGTTTTGCCTATGGCCAGTCCTCTTTTCCCAGCAACCCGGATGTCGTGACCGTCGGCGCAGGGGCGGCAGGCATCGCTGCGGCGCACAAGCTGCGTGAACGCGGTGTGAGCTATGTGCATGTCGAAGCCGCCGCTCAAGTGGGCGGGCGCGTGATCACCGAAACGGGTACGTTCGGTATGCCCTATGACGTTGGGGCGCATTGGGTGCAGAATGAAACGCGTAACCCGTATTTCGAGCGGGCCAAATCCTCGGGCGGGCGGTTCTATCGCGCCCCGGAAGAATACGGAATTTACAACGAAAGCGGCCCTGCCTCTGAGGATGAAATCGCAAGCATGTGGGAGGCATGGGAAGCGGTCGAGGGGGCCATTTCCAAAGCCGGGAAATCCCGTCAGGATGTCGCGCCTGCATCCGTTGCACCAACCGACAACCCCTGGTCTCAAACAGGGTGGTTTGGGATCGGCTCCTGGGAGATGGGCAAGGATATGGACGCGTTTTCCTGCCTCGATTGGTGGGAATCTGCGGGCAGCAACGACTGGTATTACGCCGATGGGTACGGAACGCTGGTGGCAAATCATGCCAAGGGGCTTGATGTGGCGCTCAACACCGCCGTGACGAAAATCACCTGGGGCGGCGATGGGGTTGAAGTGGAAACCACAGGCGGCACCATCCGGGCCAAGGCGGTGATCCTGACCGTTTCAACGGGGGTTCTGGCGGGAGAAGGCATCGCGTTTGATCCGCCTCTTCCGGTTGAGAAACAAGAGTCGTTCAACGCGATTTCGATGGGGTTCTACAACCACATCGCCTTGCATTTCAGCGAGGACATCTTTGGCCTGGGTGAAGATGGCTACGTCCTGCACAAGGTCGATGACAGTTTTGAGGCGTTCGGCGTATTGGTCAATGCAAGCGGAACCGGGCTGGCCTATTGCGATGTTGGCGGGGATTTCGCGCGGGAGCTTGAGCTTGCGGGTGCCGATACGGCCATGGACTTTGTGGTTGGAAAACTACGCAACCTCATTGGCGCTGACGTGGACAAGTACCTCACCAAAGGCACTGTATCCGAGTGGGGCAAAGACCCGTTTGTGCGCGGCTGCTATGCCTCGGCCGCTCCCGGTGGATTTCCCATGCGCGAGGTTCTGCGCCAACCGGTTGGGGACCGCATTTTCTTTGCAGGAGAAGCCTGTCACGAAGACATCTGGGCCACGGTGGGCGGGGCGGATGTCACGGGGACACGAGTGGCAGAAGATTTAGCGGATCTTTTGGTTTAG
- a CDS encoding VPLPA-CTERM sorting domain-containing protein produces MVGTFRRFAELFAVTAIISAFGFFASPASASAAVCGSVTYAATQDGMFLTPEGCGVGNDEGAMGYGTLNGWTLGDDDTGDGTGNIDLMLSGQSWSITNTGGYTHLALALKQARSFAFYVLDLSKDLSGTWGTLGSNGQGQQVNGFSHINAWYKGDGTPPPPPPPSNVPLPAAAWMLLAALGSLVVFRKKSA; encoded by the coding sequence ATGGTAGGGACTTTTCGCAGATTCGCAGAGCTTTTCGCTGTAACGGCGATTATTTCTGCGTTTGGTTTCTTTGCATCACCGGCATCGGCATCGGCAGCGGTCTGTGGATCTGTAACTTATGCAGCGACGCAGGATGGCATGTTCTTGACGCCTGAAGGGTGCGGTGTCGGAAATGACGAAGGCGCAATGGGGTATGGAACATTAAACGGCTGGACGCTCGGAGATGACGACACCGGCGATGGCACTGGAAATATCGACTTGATGCTGAGTGGTCAGAGTTGGTCGATCACCAATACGGGCGGTTACACACATCTAGCGCTGGCCCTTAAACAAGCGCGGTCCTTTGCGTTCTATGTGCTTGATCTGTCCAAAGATCTCTCTGGAACGTGGGGCACCTTGGGCTCAAATGGCCAAGGCCAGCAGGTAAATGGCTTCTCGCACATCAACGCTTGGTACAAGGGCGACGGCACACCGCCGCCTCCTCCGCCACCATCGAACGTACCACTTCCAGCAGCAGCTTGGATGTTGCTCGCAGCACTTGGAAGTCTTGTGGTGTTTCGCAAAAAGAGCGCCTGA
- a CDS encoding slipin family protein — protein sequence MTHVLTRTLDRLTGHERVTLMETERMLVLTKGRITAILGPGEHRLKARDTVREVHNIERLRFTSPYTRVLFRERADLAEAHLTEVRAGEGEVAVILREGVPYEVLLPDTRLVLWTVAGPWTVERHALTDTLDLPTALARRLTRTGLTTAFNATEVAEGHVGMLTVDGVLMGRLAPGTHAFWKVGRHVAVKQVDLRTRTHEVTGQEILTKDRVTIRVNLTADYRVTDPERAVGAVKDFEEALHRALQLAFRKTLGALTLDRLLAEKVTVDAEAAKTVRAEMARIGIEVGEIALKDVILPGEMREILTAVVAAEKEAEANVIRRREETNATRSLLNTAKVMAENPVMLRLKELEALETIAGKVERLTVHNGTEGLMTDLVRLRD from the coding sequence ATGACTCATGTACTGACCCGAACACTGGACCGGCTGACCGGTCACGAACGTGTCACGCTAATGGAAACCGAGCGGATGCTCGTGCTGACCAAAGGCCGGATCACTGCCATTCTTGGACCGGGCGAGCATCGCCTGAAGGCGCGCGATACCGTGCGCGAGGTCCACAATATCGAGCGTCTCCGTTTCACCTCGCCCTACACGCGTGTGCTGTTTCGGGAACGTGCCGATCTGGCCGAAGCACATCTGACTGAGGTGCGTGCCGGTGAAGGCGAAGTGGCCGTGATCCTGCGCGAAGGCGTGCCTTACGAGGTGCTCCTGCCGGACACGCGGCTGGTTCTGTGGACGGTGGCTGGCCCCTGGACGGTTGAGCGCCACGCGCTGACCGACACGCTGGACCTGCCCACGGCACTTGCGCGACGTCTGACGCGCACGGGTCTGACCACGGCCTTCAACGCCACCGAGGTGGCCGAGGGGCATGTGGGCATGCTCACCGTAGATGGTGTGCTGATGGGCCGGCTCGCGCCCGGCACGCACGCCTTCTGGAAAGTGGGCCGGCACGTGGCGGTCAAGCAGGTCGATCTGCGGACACGGACCCATGAGGTCACTGGTCAGGAGATCCTGACCAAGGACCGGGTTACGATCCGGGTGAACCTGACTGCGGATTACCGCGTGACGGACCCTGAACGTGCGGTTGGTGCGGTCAAGGATTTTGAGGAAGCCCTGCACCGTGCGCTGCAACTGGCGTTTCGGAAAACCCTTGGTGCGCTGACACTTGACCGGCTTCTGGCCGAAAAAGTGACGGTCGACGCCGAGGCCGCGAAAACGGTGCGTGCCGAAATGGCCCGTATCGGGATCGAGGTGGGTGAGATCGCGCTGAAAGACGTGATCCTGCCCGGTGAGATGCGCGAGATCCTGACAGCCGTGGTTGCGGCTGAGAAGGAAGCAGAGGCCAACGTCATCCGGCGTCGGGAAGAAACGAACGCAACGCGCTCGCTTTTGAACACCGCCAAAGTGATGGCCGAAAACCCTGTGATGCTGCGGCTCAAAGAACTTGAGGCGCTGGAAACCATCGCGGGCAAGGTTGAACGGCTGACGGTCCACAACGGAACCGAAGGTCTGATGACCGATCTCGTGCGTCTGCGCGACTAA
- the trpB gene encoding tryptophan synthase subunit beta encodes MNDLFNSFMTGPDEKGRFGQFGGRFVSETLMPLILELEKQYEFAKTDQSFWDEMDHLWKHYVGRPSPLYFAEGMTERLGGAKIYLKRDELNHTGAHKINNVLGQILLARRMGKTRIIAETGAGQHGVATATVCAKFGLKCIVYMGAHDVERQKPNVFRMRLLGAEVIPVTSGRGTLKDAMNDALRDWVTNVRDTFYCIGTVAGPHPYPAMVRDFQQIIGKEAKAQMQEAEGRLPDTIIAAIGGGSNAMGLFYPFLDDKDVQIIGVEAGGKGVNQKMEHCASLTGGRPGVLHGNRTYLLQDDDGQILEGYSISAGLDYPGIGPEHSWLHDIGRAEYVSITDKEALEAFKFSCETEGIIPALEPCHALAHVMKIAPDLPADHIICMNMCGRGDKDIFTVARHLGFEMDERE; translated from the coding sequence ATGAATGATCTGTTCAATTCTTTCATGACCGGACCGGACGAGAAAGGTCGCTTTGGCCAGTTTGGCGGGCGGTTTGTTTCAGAAACACTGATGCCACTCATCCTTGAGCTGGAAAAACAGTATGAGTTTGCCAAGACGGATCAGTCCTTCTGGGACGAGATGGATCATCTGTGGAAACACTACGTGGGCCGTCCCAGCCCGCTTTACTTTGCCGAAGGCATGACCGAGCGGCTGGGTGGGGCCAAGATTTATCTCAAGCGCGATGAACTCAACCACACTGGTGCGCATAAGATCAACAATGTTCTGGGTCAGATTTTGCTGGCGCGCCGTATGGGCAAAACCCGGATCATTGCCGAAACCGGCGCCGGGCAGCATGGCGTGGCCACCGCTACGGTCTGCGCCAAGTTTGGGCTGAAATGCATCGTCTATATGGGCGCGCATGATGTGGAGCGCCAAAAGCCCAACGTCTTCCGCATGCGCCTTTTGGGGGCCGAGGTGATCCCTGTGACCTCTGGTCGTGGCACTTTGAAGGACGCCATGAACGACGCGCTGCGTGACTGGGTCACCAATGTGCGCGACACGTTTTACTGCATTGGCACGGTCGCAGGGCCGCACCCATACCCCGCGATGGTGCGTGATTTTCAGCAGATCATCGGCAAAGAGGCCAAGGCCCAGATGCAGGAGGCCGAGGGCCGTCTGCCGGACACGATCATTGCGGCCATCGGCGGTGGGTCGAACGCCATGGGGCTTTTCTACCCGTTTCTCGACGACAAAGACGTGCAGATCATCGGCGTCGAGGCTGGTGGCAAAGGCGTGAACCAGAAGATGGAACATTGCGCCTCTCTGACCGGTGGTCGCCCCGGTGTGCTGCATGGTAACCGCACTTATCTCTTGCAGGATGACGATGGCCAGATTTTGGAAGGCTACTCGATTTCGGCCGGACTCGATTACCCCGGTATCGGCCCCGAGCACAGCTGGCTGCACGACATTGGCCGTGCCGAATATGTCTCGATCACCGACAAAGAGGCGCTGGAGGCGTTCAAGTTCTCCTGCGAGACCGAAGGCATCATCCCCGCATTGGAACCCTGCCATGCGCTGGCCCATGTGATGAAGATCGCGCCCGATCTGCCCGCCGATCACATCATCTGCATGAACATGTGCGGGCGCGGCGACAAAGACATCTTCACCGTCGCGCGGCATCTGGGCTTTGAGATGGACGAACGGGAGTAG
- a CDS encoding DUF4453 domain-containing protein encodes MQLSLGAGPRARQNEVMRIVLLLLAFVASSASANEACEDVWFTRNLIFDRAGYCFGSTLGQAVFDNSNCIGTSVSIPPDQKRIVDEIRALEAQHGCQVDTGRTGLRLIDAAIRRQLRDLPIRDEFESGCLGWLGPVVPLHAGHDNSSAVIGRVEPGDYILYSHLGRGGWSYVTTHTANWTSLKSGGWMRQTGVSDASCAQWAG; translated from the coding sequence TTGCAGTTATCCCTTGGCGCAGGGCCAAGGGCGCGGCAGAATGAGGTCATGCGCATTGTCCTGCTTCTCCTCGCTTTTGTTGCCAGCAGTGCTTCTGCCAATGAGGCCTGTGAGGATGTCTGGTTTACTCGAAATCTGATCTTTGACCGGGCAGGGTACTGTTTTGGCTCGACCCTGGGCCAGGCAGTTTTCGACAACAGCAATTGCATCGGAACGTCAGTGAGCATTCCGCCGGATCAAAAGCGCATCGTTGATGAGATCCGCGCGCTTGAGGCGCAGCATGGCTGCCAGGTCGACACCGGGAGGACAGGCCTTCGCCTGATTGACGCTGCGATCCGGCGGCAGTTGCGCGATTTGCCTATCCGGGATGAGTTTGAATCAGGGTGTCTTGGCTGGCTGGGACCGGTCGTTCCGTTACATGCGGGTCATGACAACAGCTCGGCGGTGATCGGGCGGGTCGAGCCGGGCGATTACATCCTCTATTCGCATCTCGGCCGAGGCGGATGGAGCTATGTCACCACGCACACCGCCAATTGGACCTCTCTGAAAAGTGGCGGCTGGATGCGACAGACCGGCGTGTCGGACGCGTCTTGCGCACAGTGGGCAGGTTAG
- a CDS encoding GNAT family N-acetyltransferase, whose translation MITFRKATEADVPAVLALLQDDMLGQAREGADLDHYQAAFARMQDEGNNHLIVGEGPNARVIATYQITFISGLSLRAARRAQIESVRVASDLRGQGIGEEMVRDMIARARAAECSLVQLTMNTTRTNTHRFYERMGFVASHTGFKLALG comes from the coding sequence ATGATCACCTTTCGCAAAGCGACAGAGGCTGACGTTCCCGCGGTGTTGGCCTTGCTGCAGGACGACATGCTGGGGCAAGCGCGCGAGGGCGCCGATCTGGATCACTACCAGGCGGCATTTGCCAGGATGCAGGACGAAGGCAACAACCACCTCATCGTTGGAGAAGGCCCGAACGCTCGCGTCATCGCCACCTACCAGATCACCTTCATCAGTGGCTTGTCTCTACGCGCCGCACGCCGCGCCCAGATCGAAAGCGTCCGTGTGGCCAGCGACTTGCGCGGGCAGGGGATTGGCGAAGAGATGGTGAGGGACATGATCGCTCGCGCGCGTGCTGCCGAATGCAGCCTCGTACAACTGACGATGAATACCACCCGCACCAACACCCACCGCTTTTATGAACGTATGGGCTTTGTTGCGTCACATACCGGCTTCAAACTGGCGCTCGGCTAA
- a CDS encoding phosphoribosylanthranilate isomerase: protein MPKDIKVKLCGLTRPEDVAVAAEAGAAYVGFVFFPKSPRYVSLPHARDMALSAPIGLAKVALVVNADNATLDSLTDQVPLDMLQLHGHESPDRVLEVKKRYGLPVMKAVGVADETDLAAIDTYSEVADQILLDTKPPKDATRPGGNAVAFDWNLIAGRRWSVPWMLAGGLTVDNVAEAIQRTGANQLDLSSALESAPGVKDHAKMRAFVKAALA, encoded by the coding sequence ATGCCAAAGGACATCAAAGTTAAGCTGTGCGGGTTGACCCGGCCCGAAGACGTTGCCGTGGCCGCTGAGGCCGGTGCGGCCTATGTGGGCTTTGTGTTTTTCCCAAAATCACCACGCTATGTGTCGTTGCCCCATGCACGTGATATGGCGCTGTCTGCACCGATTGGACTTGCCAAAGTCGCCCTTGTGGTCAACGCCGACAACGCAACCCTCGACTCTCTGACCGATCAGGTGCCGCTGGACATGTTGCAGCTTCACGGCCATGAAAGCCCCGACCGCGTGCTCGAAGTGAAAAAACGCTACGGATTGCCTGTGATGAAGGCCGTGGGTGTGGCGGATGAAACCGACCTGGCTGCGATTGACACCTATAGTGAGGTGGCGGATCAGATTCTCCTGGACACGAAACCGCCCAAAGATGCGACCCGGCCCGGTGGCAATGCAGTGGCGTTTGATTGGAACTTGATCGCCGGGCGGCGGTGGAGCGTGCCGTGGATGCTCGCCGGTGGGTTGACCGTCGACAACGTCGCCGAGGCCATCCAGCGCACGGGCGCGAACCAGCTTGATTTGTCTTCGGCTTTGGAAAGTGCGCCGGGTGTGAAAGATCACGCAAAGATGCGCGCCTTCGTCAAAGCCGCACTCGCATGA
- a CDS encoding DUF1049 domain-containing protein, with protein sequence MRYIRYASIATFGLALVLIALANRQMVELQVLPNELAGLAALNPTYQVPLFVVIFGGILAGLIVGFIWEWIREAGERAAAARQAREMASLRAEVARLKGEKHEGKDEVLALLDQAS encoded by the coding sequence ATGCGTTACATTCGGTATGCGTCCATCGCCACCTTTGGGCTGGCGCTGGTTTTGATCGCTTTGGCCAATCGCCAGATGGTTGAACTTCAAGTTCTTCCCAATGAACTGGCCGGGCTGGCCGCGTTGAACCCGACCTATCAGGTGCCACTCTTTGTCGTTATCTTCGGCGGCATTCTGGCGGGGCTTATTGTTGGCTTTATCTGGGAATGGATCCGCGAAGCCGGGGAACGGGCGGCGGCCGCGCGTCAGGCCCGCGAGATGGCAAGCCTGCGTGCCGAAGTCGCACGTCTCAAAGGCGAAAAACACGAGGGCAAAGACGAGGTGCTTGCGCTGCTCGATCAGGCCAGCTAA
- the ihfB gene encoding integration host factor subunit beta — MIRSELIQKIADENPHLYQRDVERIVNTVFNEITSAMANGNRVELRGFGAFSVKKRDARTGRNPRTGESVPVEEKHVPFFKAGKLLRERLNGKA, encoded by the coding sequence ATGATCCGATCCGAACTTATTCAAAAGATCGCAGACGAAAACCCACATCTTTATCAACGCGATGTCGAGCGGATCGTAAACACCGTCTTCAATGAAATCACCAGCGCCATGGCCAATGGCAATCGGGTTGAGCTTCGCGGTTTCGGTGCCTTCTCGGTGAAAAAGCGCGATGCCCGCACAGGCCGCAATCCCCGCACTGGCGAATCCGTCCCGGTCGAGGAAAAACACGTCCCCTTCTTTAAGGCCGGCAAGCTGCTGCGCGAACGGCTGAACGGGAAAGCGTAA
- the rpsA gene encoding 30S ribosomal protein S1, which produces MAQNASMEEFEALLNESLEMDTPEEGTVVKGKVIAVEAGQAIIDVGYKMEGRVDLKEFANPGEAPEIAVGDEVEVFLRAAENARGEAVISREMARREEAWDRLEKAYADEERVEGAIFGRVKGGFTVDLGGAVAFLPGSQVDVRPVRDAGPLMGLKQPFQVLKMDRRRGNIVVSRRAILEESRAEQRAEVIGNLTEGQAVEGVVKNITEYGAFVDLGGVDGLLHVTDMAWRRVNHPSEILNIGETVNVQVIKINKETHRISLGMKQLQDDPWDLVAAKYPLESTHTGRVTNITDYGAFVELEPGVEGLVHVSEMSWTKKNVHPGKIVSTSQEVEVMVLEIDGTKRRVSLGLKQTMRNPWEVFAETHPEGKEVEGEVKNITEFGLFIGLEGDIDGMVHLSDLSWDERGEEAIQSYKKGDIVQAVVSEVDVEKERISLSIKALGGDKFADAVGGVKRGSIVTVEVTAIEDGGVEVEYEGMKSFIRRSDLSRDRAEQRPDRFSVGDKVDVRVTNVDSKTRRLGLSIKAREIAEEKEAVQQYGSSDSGASLGDILGAALKGDEEK; this is translated from the coding sequence ATGGCTCAAAATGCATCTATGGAGGAGTTCGAGGCCCTTCTGAACGAAAGTCTCGAAATGGACACGCCCGAAGAGGGCACAGTTGTCAAAGGCAAGGTCATCGCAGTTGAAGCGGGACAAGCCATCATCGACGTCGGCTACAAAATGGAAGGCCGCGTTGATCTCAAAGAATTCGCAAATCCCGGAGAAGCCCCTGAAATCGCGGTTGGCGATGAGGTAGAGGTGTTCCTGCGCGCGGCTGAGAATGCGCGTGGTGAGGCGGTTATCAGCCGTGAGATGGCTCGCCGCGAGGAAGCCTGGGATCGTCTTGAAAAAGCCTATGCCGATGAAGAACGTGTAGAAGGCGCGATCTTTGGCCGTGTCAAAGGTGGCTTTACCGTGGACCTTGGCGGCGCTGTTGCGTTCTTGCCGGGCTCTCAGGTTGATGTGCGCCCCGTGCGCGACGCCGGCCCGCTTATGGGCCTCAAGCAGCCATTCCAGGTTCTCAAAATGGATCGCCGTCGTGGCAACATTGTTGTCTCACGCCGCGCAATCCTTGAAGAAAGCCGTGCCGAACAGCGCGCCGAAGTCATTGGCAACCTGACCGAGGGTCAGGCCGTAGAGGGTGTGGTCAAGAACATCACCGAATACGGTGCCTTCGTGGATCTGGGCGGAGTTGACGGTCTGTTGCACGTCACCGACATGGCGTGGCGTCGGGTGAACCATCCGAGCGAGATCCTCAACATTGGCGAGACCGTCAATGTGCAGGTCATCAAGATCAACAAGGAAACGCACCGCATCTCCTTGGGCATGAAACAGCTGCAAGATGATCCATGGGATCTTGTCGCTGCGAAATATCCGCTGGAAAGCACCCATACGGGTCGCGTGACCAACATCACCGATTACGGTGCCTTTGTTGAGCTGGAGCCGGGCGTCGAGGGTCTTGTGCACGTCTCTGAGATGTCATGGACCAAGAAGAACGTGCATCCTGGCAAGATCGTGTCGACCTCTCAGGAAGTCGAAGTCATGGTTCTGGAAATCGACGGCACCAAGCGCCGCGTGTCTCTGGGCCTCAAACAGACCATGCGCAACCCATGGGAAGTGTTTGCAGAAACACATCCTGAGGGCAAAGAGGTCGAAGGCGAAGTCAAGAACATCACCGAATTCGGTCTGTTCATCGGCCTCGAAGGCGACATCGACGGCATGGTTCACCTCAGCGATCTAAGCTGGGACGAGCGCGGCGAAGAGGCCATCCAGAGCTACAAGAAGGGCGATATCGTTCAGGCGGTTGTCTCGGAAGTGGATGTCGAGAAAGAACGCATCTCTCTCTCGATCAAAGCGCTGGGCGGTGACAAATTCGCTGATGCCGTGGGTGGCGTAAAACGTGGCTCGATCGTGACCGTAGAGGTGACAGCCATCGAAGATGGTGGCGTTGAAGTGGAATATGAGGGCATGAAATCCTTCATCCGCCGCTCCGACCTTTCGCGTGACCGTGCCGAACAACGCCCTGATCGGTTCTCGGTTGGCGACAAGGTCGACGTGCGTGTCACAAATGTTGACAGCAAGACCCGCCGTCTGGGGCTGTCGATCAAAGCGCGCGAAATCGCCGAAGAAAAAGAAGCCGTACAGCAGTATGGCAGCTCGGACTCAGGCGCGTCGCTGGGCGACATTCTCGGCGCTGCTCTGAAGGGCGACGAAGAAAAGTAA
- the cmk gene encoding (d)CMP kinase: protein MAFTVAIDGPAAAGKGTISRAVADKFGFAHLDTGLLYRATGRRTLDGTDPMEAARLLTPEDLQADGLRTPDVAQAASRVAAIPEVRAALVDFQRAFARRNGGAVLDGRDIGTVICPDAEVKLFVTASDEVRAKRRLDELLGKGHETDFETVLCDLQTRDARDSARATAPLKSAEDAVMLDTTRMSIEEAVAAACAEVVRKQAL, encoded by the coding sequence ATGGCTTTCACGGTTGCCATTGATGGCCCCGCCGCCGCGGGAAAGGGCACGATTTCACGGGCTGTGGCAGACAAGTTTGGATTTGCTCACCTCGACACTGGTCTGCTCTACCGCGCCACCGGACGTCGTACACTGGACGGTACCGACCCAATGGAAGCCGCAAGATTGCTGACACCCGAGGACCTGCAGGCGGATGGCCTGCGCACGCCAGACGTCGCCCAGGCCGCCAGCCGTGTGGCAGCCATTCCAGAGGTGCGCGCCGCCCTCGTCGATTTTCAACGCGCCTTTGCCCGCCGCAACGGTGGGGCTGTTCTCGATGGGCGTGACATCGGGACCGTCATCTGCCCAGACGCTGAGGTGAAGCTCTTTGTCACGGCCAGTGACGAGGTTCGGGCAAAGCGCCGTTTGGATGAACTCTTGGGCAAGGGCCATGAGACGGATTTTGAAACCGTGCTTTGCGATCTGCAAACCCGTGACGCCCGCGACAGTGCCCGCGCCACAGCGCCGCTCAAATCTGCGGAAGATGCGGTGATGCTCGACACCACGCGTATGAGTATTGAAGAGGCTGTCGCTGCTGCCTGTGCGGAAGTGGTCCGCAAACAAGCATTATAG
- a CDS encoding SLOG family protein, producing MKVLVTGGREFDQWALVYPILDHFLEVADLLGEPLVIVEGGATGADFLARVWAIWRGVDFKEMKADWDAHGNSAGAIRNRKMLQRHTPDLVVAFTGDRGTRDMVGVARYAGFHVVRVKA from the coding sequence ATGAAGGTTCTCGTCACAGGCGGACGAGAGTTCGACCAGTGGGCGCTCGTCTATCCAATCCTCGACCACTTCCTTGAAGTCGCCGATCTTCTCGGTGAACCGTTGGTGATTGTCGAAGGGGGTGCGACCGGCGCTGACTTCCTGGCTCGCGTTTGGGCGATCTGGCGCGGCGTCGATTTCAAAGAGATGAAAGCAGACTGGGACGCGCACGGGAATTCCGCCGGGGCGATCCGTAATCGAAAAATGCTCCAGCGACACACGCCCGACCTCGTTGTCGCTTTTACCGGCGACCGGGGGACTCGGGATATGGTCGGCGTGGCGAGATATGCCGGATTTCACGTTGTGCGCGTTAAAGCGTGA